The following coding sequences lie in one Apium graveolens cultivar Ventura chromosome 1, ASM990537v1, whole genome shotgun sequence genomic window:
- the LOC141724075 gene encoding monothiol glutaredoxin-S10-like, which yields MDCIANLASEKAVVIFSKSLCCMSHAITRLFQEQGVSPMVHEIDQHPRGKEIEMALKRLGCIPAVPAVFVGGKFLGTANSVMTAHIDGSLKRMLKDAGALWL from the coding sequence ATGGATTGCATTGCGAACCTGGCATCGGAGAAGGCAGTAGTGATCTTCAGCAAGAGTTTATGCTGCATGTCACATGCAATAACGCGATTATTTCAAGAACAAGGGGTCAGTCCTATGGTGCATGAGATTGATCAACACCCGAGAGGGAAGGAAATAGAGATGGCTTTAAAGAGATTAGGGTGCATTCCTGCTGTGCCGGCAGTGTTTGTTGGAGGCAAGTTCTTAGGGACTGCTAACAGTGTCATGACTGCGCATATTGATGGTTCACTTAAACGGATGCTCAAAGATGCCGGTGCTCTATGGCTTTAA